From a single Rhodococcus qingshengii JCM 15477 genomic region:
- a CDS encoding SDR family oxidoreductase has translation MTDTTTRIAIVTGASGGIGRATAEKLAADGMAVAVHYSGNIQRAQETADAIVAAGGRAIAVHADVADEGEVAALFDTVEEEFGGIDVVVHAAGIMILSTVAELNFDDFDRMHRTNVRGTFVVDQQAARRVRRGGAIINFSTSVKKLAFPTYAAYAATKGAVDAITLVLAKELRGRDITVNAVAPGPTATDLFLDGKDEATVENLSKLAPLERLGTPADIAEAVAFLAGPARWVNGQVIYVNGGVI, from the coding sequence ATGACTGACACCACCACCCGCATCGCCATCGTCACTGGCGCTTCCGGCGGCATCGGGCGAGCGACTGCCGAGAAGCTCGCCGCCGACGGAATGGCTGTCGCCGTGCACTATTCAGGAAACATTCAACGCGCCCAGGAAACAGCTGACGCCATCGTCGCTGCGGGCGGTCGCGCCATAGCGGTGCATGCGGACGTCGCCGACGAAGGTGAAGTCGCGGCCCTGTTCGATACGGTCGAGGAGGAGTTCGGGGGCATCGACGTCGTCGTCCATGCAGCCGGAATCATGATCCTCTCCACCGTCGCAGAACTGAACTTCGACGATTTCGATCGGATGCATCGGACCAACGTCCGAGGGACCTTCGTGGTCGACCAGCAGGCAGCCAGACGGGTCCGGCGCGGTGGTGCGATCATCAATTTCTCCACCTCCGTGAAGAAGCTGGCGTTTCCGACTTATGCCGCGTACGCCGCCACCAAAGGTGCTGTCGACGCGATCACTCTGGTTCTCGCGAAAGAGCTACGGGGACGCGATATCACGGTCAACGCCGTAGCCCCAGGCCCCACGGCCACCGATCTATTCCTTGACGGGAAAGACGAAGCTACAGTGGAGAACCTGTCCAAGCTGGCCCCCCTGGAACGCCTCGGCACACCGGCGGACATCGCGGAGGCTGTCGCGTTTCTCGCCGGCCCAGCTCGTTGGGTCAATGGCCAGGTCATCTACGTCAACGGCGGAGTGATTTAG
- a CDS encoding DUF4190 domain-containing protein — protein MIDSETTVAQNNSHSGYLGWILRVISVVACAAVATVVVSLTLGPPFARAWAQWVARHLGGDFETGVVVGFVTGLLGAAVTLFAALMSSLAWRRRGGPALSLGVGAIAMLAVIPGAVNLSIAVGAAGSGVRAAGRILDVDGPAFRGAWIAGSVAGLLLYMAAALLLGRSLRSTFGPVRQVAAPLPGVVGGTNALAIVALVLGIFGGVLAIPVGHVALNQIRQSGESGRGLAVAGLVLGYLSLIVIVGFVLVAVSAAYR, from the coding sequence GTGATCGACTCGGAAACTACTGTTGCGCAGAATAATTCGCATTCCGGTTATCTGGGGTGGATTCTGCGGGTCATCAGTGTCGTGGCGTGCGCTGCGGTTGCAACGGTCGTTGTCTCGCTGACGCTCGGGCCGCCATTCGCGCGGGCCTGGGCACAGTGGGTTGCTCGTCATCTAGGTGGGGACTTCGAGACGGGAGTCGTTGTCGGATTTGTGACTGGGCTTCTAGGCGCCGCTGTGACTTTGTTTGCAGCGCTGATGAGTTCGTTGGCGTGGCGGCGTCGCGGTGGCCCGGCATTGTCGCTTGGTGTCGGTGCCATTGCCATGCTTGCCGTTATTCCTGGCGCAGTGAATTTGAGTATCGCGGTCGGTGCAGCAGGATCCGGTGTGAGGGCGGCGGGGAGGATCCTCGACGTCGACGGGCCGGCGTTTCGTGGAGCCTGGATAGCCGGATCTGTGGCGGGGCTGTTGCTGTATATGGCCGCGGCGCTGCTGTTAGGGAGGAGCCTTCGTTCGACGTTCGGGCCTGTCAGGCAGGTGGCGGCACCGCTCCCTGGGGTGGTCGGCGGCACGAATGCCTTGGCCATCGTTGCACTCGTACTTGGAATCTTCGGTGGGGTTCTTGCCATTCCAGTGGGTCATGTGGCGCTGAATCAAATTCGCCAATCCGGCGAAAGTGGGCGTGGGTTGGCAGTGGCCGGCCTCGTTCTCGGTTATCTGTCGCTGATCGTCAT
- a CDS encoding TetR/AcrR family transcriptional regulator, with protein sequence MGSRAKILAAATELLNTSPNGDISTRAVCEMAGVGAPALYRQFGDKDGLLAAVVEAGFFEYLEGKRAATPSDDPVADLRAGWDAHTAFALAHPAHYRLMHSPSAQSADTALQAQALLRSVLERCAAAGVLTVSVDVATQMVMSANAGVALMLVVRPEQYPDPTLSQRVRDGIFASIIDESDAHPETSLNRVASTLDAQLAAADSTSLSANEVGLLREWLRKLSDATETSSGVTS encoded by the coding sequence ATGGGTTCGAGAGCAAAGATTCTGGCCGCGGCAACCGAGCTGCTCAACACCTCCCCCAACGGCGACATATCCACCCGCGCCGTGTGCGAGATGGCCGGCGTCGGCGCCCCCGCGCTCTACCGTCAGTTCGGCGACAAGGACGGTCTGCTCGCAGCCGTCGTCGAGGCGGGCTTCTTCGAATACCTCGAAGGTAAACGCGCTGCGACACCTTCCGATGACCCCGTTGCCGATCTACGGGCCGGCTGGGATGCGCACACCGCCTTCGCGCTCGCGCATCCCGCTCACTACCGCTTGATGCACTCACCTTCCGCCCAGAGCGCCGACACCGCCCTGCAGGCTCAGGCGCTACTTCGATCCGTTCTCGAACGATGCGCTGCGGCAGGTGTTCTGACCGTATCGGTCGACGTGGCTACGCAGATGGTGATGTCCGCCAATGCGGGCGTCGCTCTGATGCTCGTCGTCAGGCCGGAACAGTACCCCGATCCGACGCTGTCACAGCGAGTTCGCGACGGAATCTTCGCGTCCATCATCGACGAATCCGACGCCCACCCCGAAACCTCACTCAACAGAGTTGCATCTACTCTCGACGCCCAACTGGCCGCCGCAGATTCAACTTCTCTCTCCGCCAACGAAGTCGGCCTACTACGAGAGTGGCTTCGCAAGCTGTCCGATGCAACTGAAACCAGTTCAGGAGTTACATCATGA